The following proteins come from a genomic window of Nostoc sp. TCL26-01:
- a CDS encoding DICT sensory domain-containing protein yields MSISTSVLSDLLESLPYLRPQLYFKASLTALSHAMEDQVLAATLDQPLVIASFQRERFYRQEAHRYQRLAQRSNQIYVLSAPETEFTNSSEYYEKVAFEPEDALTQEWHLVVVADNYATCLVCRESLGSIAKNQQVPDFSPSLLDMDTGRRFEGIWTSERGVSIKAAQLLLERILVYRPDLAKKVTQACQRFGIGQTKIYSTANVLTEYACDIDTDPFVQRLVTYLQASQYKLHKAYRSIAAQARKERLVNSISTAIRRSLDPHEVLQIAAQELGQHLGASRCLIYRAQATDAAATIEHEFLTPGVTSISGQTWQLSENPLFAEVVDHGEGVCISDTLNDFRVNNSPTLSLIAKKLAIRSWLIEPVLFQGRMLGIVELHYCKVPPHQWHQGELDLVEAIATQIGAALIQAEAYANLEELNQQLEALDRTRSNLIAITGHELRTPLSTIQVCLESLATEPDMPVELQQVMLNTALADSERMRKLVQDFLTLSNLESGRVEWHPESLTLQECVDLALSRLRTRPPAEKPPAIKTQLDQNLPLIRADGDWLVEVLAKLIDNACKFTPSQGEIHISATPNLNQMLKVTVADTGRGIEPNRLEIVFDRFYQEEGALRRTAGGTGLGLAICRQIVTGWGGEIWAESSGKDQGSQFHFTIPIVQGSQEETRPVKSKGVGKKGTRGKE; encoded by the coding sequence ATGAGCATATCGACTTCCGTGCTGAGTGATCTGCTAGAGTCCTTACCTTACCTGCGGCCCCAGCTATATTTCAAAGCTTCACTAACGGCGCTCTCCCACGCAATGGAAGACCAGGTTTTGGCTGCGACTTTAGACCAGCCTCTAGTAATTGCTAGCTTTCAACGAGAGAGATTCTATCGCCAAGAAGCTCACCGTTATCAGCGTCTGGCGCAACGAAGTAATCAAATATACGTTCTGTCAGCACCAGAAACTGAGTTTACCAATAGTTCGGAATACTATGAAAAGGTAGCTTTTGAGCCAGAAGATGCTCTGACTCAAGAGTGGCATTTAGTGGTTGTAGCTGATAATTATGCTACTTGCCTAGTTTGTCGGGAAAGCCTTGGCTCCATCGCTAAAAATCAACAAGTACCGGATTTTAGCCCCAGCCTTTTAGATATGGATACAGGGCGACGATTTGAGGGTATTTGGACATCAGAACGAGGGGTGAGCATCAAAGCAGCTCAACTCTTACTAGAGAGAATTTTGGTTTATCGCCCAGACTTGGCAAAAAAAGTTACACAGGCTTGCCAACGGTTTGGAATTGGTCAAACTAAAATTTACTCGACTGCAAATGTCCTCACTGAATATGCTTGTGATATCGATACTGACCCCTTTGTCCAGCGCTTAGTTACTTATCTACAAGCGAGTCAGTACAAATTACACAAAGCTTATCGTTCAATTGCGGCTCAAGCACGAAAGGAACGTTTAGTCAACTCAATTAGTACAGCAATTAGGCGATCGCTCGACCCCCATGAAGTACTACAAATCGCGGCGCAAGAACTGGGACAACACTTAGGAGCCAGTCGTTGTTTAATTTATCGCGCTCAAGCGACAGATGCCGCAGCGACAATTGAACATGAATTTTTGACTCCTGGTGTAACCTCAATCAGTGGTCAAACTTGGCAGTTAAGTGAAAATCCTTTATTTGCAGAAGTTGTAGATCATGGTGAAGGTGTCTGTATTAGTGACACACTAAACGACTTCCGTGTCAATAACTCCCCAACGCTGTCCTTAATTGCCAAAAAATTGGCGATTCGTTCTTGGTTAATAGAACCAGTGTTATTTCAAGGACGAATGTTAGGCATTGTGGAACTGCATTACTGCAAAGTACCACCACACCAGTGGCATCAAGGAGAACTGGATTTAGTCGAAGCGATCGCCACCCAAATCGGTGCTGCTCTAATTCAAGCAGAAGCTTACGCCAACCTAGAAGAACTCAACCAGCAACTAGAAGCCCTAGACCGCACGCGCAGCAACCTGATCGCCATCACAGGACACGAACTCCGCACACCTCTATCCACAATTCAAGTGTGTCTAGAAAGTCTGGCTACCGAACCCGATATGCCTGTGGAGTTGCAACAGGTAATGCTGAACACGGCTTTGGCAGATTCAGAACGGATGCGGAAACTAGTACAAGACTTCTTAACCCTATCAAATTTAGAAAGTGGTCGCGTAGAATGGCATCCCGAATCCTTAACCCTACAAGAGTGCGTCGATTTAGCCCTCAGTCGCCTCCGCACCAGGCCACCAGCAGAAAAACCACCCGCCATCAAAACTCAACTAGACCAAAACTTGCCTTTAATTAGGGCTGATGGTGATTGGCTTGTAGAAGTATTAGCAAAACTCATAGATAACGCTTGTAAGTTTACGCCATCACAAGGCGAAATCCACATCAGCGCCACTCCCAACCTGAATCAGATGCTAAAAGTCACAGTAGCCGATACGGGGCGAGGAATTGAACCAAACCGCCTAGAAATAGTTTTTGACCGTTTCTATCAAGAAGAGGGTGCATTACGCCGTACAGCAGGCGGTACAGGGCTAGGTTTAGCTATTTGCCGCCAAATCGTCACCGGCTGGGGCGGAGAAATTTGGGCAGAGTCAAGCGGTAAAGACCAAGGCAGCCAATTTCATTTCACCATCCCCATTGTTCAAGGTAGCCAAGAGGAAACGCGCCCTGTCAAAAGTAAAGGAGTGGGAAAGAAGGGGACAAGGGGAAAAGAGTGA
- a CDS encoding photosystem I reaction center subunit II PsaD, whose protein sequence is MAETLSGKTPLFAGSTGGLLTKAVVEEKYAITWTSPKAQVFELPTGGAATMHQGENLLYIARKEYGIALGGQLRKFKITDYKIYRILPNGETTFIHPADGVFPEKVNAGREKVRHVPRSIGENPSPAKIKFSGKATHDV, encoded by the coding sequence ATGGCAGAAACCCTTTCTGGAAAAACTCCCCTATTTGCTGGTAGCACCGGCGGCTTGCTCACAAAAGCAGTAGTAGAAGAAAAATATGCGATCACTTGGACTAGCCCCAAGGCGCAAGTTTTTGAACTGCCCACCGGTGGCGCGGCTACTATGCACCAAGGAGAAAACCTGTTGTATATAGCTCGGAAAGAATATGGTATCGCTTTGGGCGGACAACTCCGTAAATTCAAAATCACCGACTACAAGATTTATCGGATTTTGCCCAACGGTGAAACAACTTTCATCCATCCTGCTGATGGCGTATTCCCAGAAAAAGTGAATGCTGGCCGGGAAAAAGTTCGTCACGTTCCCCGCAGCATTGGCGAAAATCCCAGCCCTGCAAAAATCAAGTTCTCTGGTAAGGCTACCCATGACGTGTAG
- a CDS encoding amylo-alpha-1,6-glucosidase — protein sequence MTPDTLTHPDKIVLDGKTFIPAEQLPIPEWPCVVSERPQPTLTVKDDDLFLVTDTIGNISGCSLSDGGNPSMGLFCCDTRFLSRLELQIDGRSPVLLSSTAEKGFSLSVLCTNPRIDEGMKADTLGIRREMVLNGALFEEIEVANYSTTTVTFELSISFDADFVDLFEVRGYDRDKRGKLLRLVEPAVEEGATFNGDSVPVYTQPSPHREESLTLAYQGLEGFVMESRIQFQHRQPDDFKGYTAIWRLELPSHSTQKLGYRVNMLTNNTASSSVGAALTLVQAKASELMEEQNWVQQITNIRADKSIFNLVIERAEQDMYLLRQSFGKYKTVSAGVPWFSALFGRDSLITASQTLMLNPQIAKETLMLLATYQGKNEDDWREEEPGKILHELRLGEMARCQEIPHTPYYGTVDATPLWLMLYSEYYAWTHDRETLEQLWPNALAAMEWIDRNMRQSGYLTYYRKSKRGLDNQGWKDSGDCIVNRKGELANGPIALSEVQAYVYAAKTRLSEIARMKKRLDLADRWQEEARSLKERFNQDFWIEEQDFCALALDGEGKHVESITSNPGHCLLLGIFTPERAYSVAERLRAPDMFNGWGIRTLSSLSPAYNPMGYHIGSVWPHDNALIAMGLRSLGLIDQALEIFQGLFDMTSQQPYQRPPELFCGYERNGDRAPVQYPVACTPQAWATGSIFQLLQMIVNLVPDAPNNCLRIIDPALPESINRLSLHNLQVGTTVLDLEFERSGGTTACRVAKKRGNLRVVIEA from the coding sequence ATGACACCGGATACGCTGACTCACCCGGACAAAATCGTTTTGGATGGCAAAACTTTTATTCCTGCCGAGCAATTACCGATTCCAGAGTGGCCTTGTGTGGTGAGCGAAAGACCACAACCCACTCTGACAGTAAAAGATGATGATTTATTTTTAGTCACAGACACCATAGGCAATATATCTGGTTGTTCCCTCAGTGATGGGGGCAACCCTAGTATGGGACTATTTTGCTGTGACACACGATTTCTTAGTCGTTTGGAGTTACAAATTGATGGGCGATCGCCTGTGCTTCTCAGTAGTACTGCGGAGAAAGGTTTTTCCCTGTCGGTTTTGTGTACCAATCCCAGAATAGACGAAGGAATGAAAGCTGATACTCTGGGTATCCGGCGGGAAATGGTTCTCAATGGCGCTCTATTTGAAGAAATTGAGGTAGCAAATTACAGCACCACTACTGTAACTTTTGAACTTAGTATCAGCTTTGATGCTGATTTTGTGGATTTGTTTGAAGTTCGGGGTTACGACAGAGACAAAAGAGGTAAACTTTTACGCCTAGTGGAACCAGCTGTTGAAGAAGGAGCAACTTTTAACGGCGATAGCGTACCTGTATATACACAACCCTCACCTCATCGAGAAGAATCTCTAACTTTGGCATATCAAGGTTTAGAAGGGTTTGTGATGGAATCTCGTATCCAATTCCAACACCGTCAACCAGACGATTTCAAGGGTTACACAGCCATTTGGCGCTTAGAGTTACCTTCTCACTCTACCCAAAAGCTAGGTTATCGGGTAAATATGTTAACTAACAACACCGCTAGTTCTAGTGTGGGTGCGGCGTTGACTTTAGTACAGGCGAAAGCATCCGAGTTGATGGAAGAACAAAATTGGGTGCAACAAATTACCAATATTCGTGCTGATAAAAGCATTTTTAATCTGGTAATTGAAAGAGCCGAGCAGGATATGTATTTATTACGTCAGTCTTTTGGTAAATACAAGACTGTTTCCGCCGGTGTACCTTGGTTTTCAGCTTTATTTGGGCGAGATTCCCTGATTACCGCTTCCCAAACCCTGATGCTAAATCCCCAAATTGCCAAAGAAACCTTGATGTTGTTGGCAACTTACCAAGGCAAAAATGAGGATGATTGGCGGGAGGAGGAACCAGGAAAGATTCTCCACGAGTTACGTTTAGGAGAAATGGCCAGGTGTCAGGAAATTCCTCATACACCTTACTATGGTACAGTGGATGCCACACCCCTTTGGCTGATGCTGTATTCTGAATACTATGCTTGGACACATGATAGAGAAACTCTAGAGCAACTGTGGCCGAATGCTTTAGCGGCGATGGAGTGGATTGATCGGAATATGCGCCAAAGTGGTTATCTTACCTACTACCGTAAATCGAAACGAGGTCTAGATAACCAAGGTTGGAAAGATTCTGGTGATTGTATTGTCAACCGTAAGGGAGAATTAGCTAACGGCCCCATAGCCTTGAGTGAAGTACAAGCTTATGTTTACGCTGCTAAAACTCGCCTGTCAGAAATTGCTAGGATGAAGAAACGCTTGGATTTAGCAGATCGTTGGCAAGAAGAAGCCAGAAGTCTCAAGGAGCGTTTTAACCAAGATTTTTGGATAGAAGAACAGGATTTCTGCGCTTTGGCTTTGGATGGCGAAGGTAAGCACGTGGAAAGTATTACATCTAATCCTGGACATTGCTTGCTTTTAGGGATTTTTACACCGGAAAGAGCTTACAGTGTGGCGGAAAGGTTACGCGCACCAGATATGTTTAATGGTTGGGGTATTCGGACTCTGAGTAGTTTATCGCCAGCGTACAATCCAATGGGTTATCACATTGGTTCAGTTTGGCCCCATGATAATGCTTTAATTGCGATGGGATTGCGATCGCTCGGTTTAATTGATCAAGCTTTAGAAATCTTCCAAGGTTTGTTTGACATGACTAGCCAGCAACCTTACCAGCGTCCCCCAGAACTATTTTGTGGTTACGAACGCAATGGCGATCGCGCTCCTGTACAATATCCTGTAGCTTGTACACCTCAAGCTTGGGCTACTGGCAGCATTTTCCAACTTTTACAAATGATTGTCAATTTAGTCCCAGATGCGCCAAATAATTGCTTGCGAATTATCGATCCAGCTCTACCAGAATCAATCAATCGTTTATCATTACACAATCTGCAAGTCGGTACTACTGTCTTAGATTTGGAATTTGAGCGTTCTGGCGGGACTACAGCTTGTCGCGTAGCTAAAAAACGGGGCAATTTAAGAGTAGTGATTGAAGCTTAA